From a single Phragmites australis chromosome 7, lpPhrAust1.1, whole genome shotgun sequence genomic region:
- the LOC133924854 gene encoding FCS-Like Zinc finger 2-like, giving the protein MAHYHPISMEAYDDLEAGFSSHSASPLKPAASPRRPGGMFCNPYDNADELHGHHHYLDICFRCRKLLAGNRDIFMYRGDMPFCSEECRQEQIEIDEAREQRSRQTGRAEQQRQRQQKQNPQRIPVWAL; this is encoded by the exons ATGGCGCACTACCACCCCATCTCCATGGAGGCCTACGATGACCTCGAGGCCGGCTTCTCCAGCCACTCCGCCTCACCACTGAAGCCGGCGGCCTCGCCGAGGCGGCCCGGCGGCATGTTCTGCAACCCCTACGACAACGCCGACGAgctccacggccaccaccaCTACCTCGACATCTGCTTCCGCTGCCGGAAGCTCCTCGCAGGCAACAGAGACATCTTCATGTACAG AGGTGACATGCCGTTCTGCAGCGAGGAGTGCAGGCAGGAGCAGATCGAGATCGACGAGGCGAGGGAGCAGAGGTCGAGGCAGACGGGGAGGGCCGAGCAGCAGCGGCAGAGGCAGCAGAAGCAGAACCCCCAGAGGATCCCCGTCTGGGCCTTGTGA
- the LOC133924855 gene encoding FCS-Like Zinc finger 2-like yields the protein MKGSGAMKPSSMFYVHEADVAQIHHFLEECSLCGKSLSGDIFMYRGDTPFCSEECRQQQIEVDRAKHRRKKRAAAHTLSTRKEHRNHHQHQHQHQHQQPQPRKTGMDTNPWADAGFARAPALRV from the exons ATGAAGGGGAGCGGTGCCATGAAGCCGTCGTCCATGTTCTACGTCCACGAGGCGGACGTCGCCCAGATCCACCACTTCCTCGAGGAGTGCTCCCTCTGCGGCAAGTCACTCTCCGGCGACATCTTCATGTACAG aGGTGACACGCCGTTCTGCAGCGAGGAGTGCAGGCAGCAGCAGATCGAGGTGGACAGGGCGAAGCACCGGCGGAAGAAGCGCGCGGCGGCGCACACGCTGTCTACACGCAAGGAGCACCGGAACCACCatcagcaccagcaccagcaccagcaccagcagccGCAGCCGCGGAAGACCGGCATGGACACGAACCCGTGGGCCGACGCGGGGTTTGCGAGGGCGCCCGCGCTGCGCGTCTGA